From Spirosoma aerolatum, one genomic window encodes:
- a CDS encoding helix-turn-helix domain-containing protein, which translates to MTGIPAYQLTNQHLDASVIFSAKTREILERLQQARDHAELIAIIEAYAFQLLGQMRQDRWVLSGVSRQMMRTGGMGKLDSWADQACLSTKQFKRKFYESTGVNPKTYARIIRFNQAFNRKNRFPQADWLSIALQCGYCDYQHLAKDYKDFTGLTPIDFHQLEAQSPEKQLGLTDLLYQQRVDLRS; encoded by the coding sequence TTGACGGGCATACCCGCTTATCAACTGACGAATCAGCACCTGGACGCTTCCGTTATTTTCTCGGCCAAAACGAGAGAAATTCTCGAACGACTTCAGCAGGCACGGGATCATGCAGAGTTGATCGCCATTATTGAAGCCTATGCCTTTCAGCTACTTGGCCAGATGCGACAGGATCGATGGGTCCTCAGTGGGGTCAGCCGACAGATGATGCGAACCGGCGGGATGGGCAAGCTGGATAGCTGGGCGGATCAGGCCTGTTTGTCGACCAAACAATTTAAACGAAAATTTTACGAAAGCACCGGGGTCAATCCCAAGACCTACGCCCGCATCATTCGCTTTAACCAGGCCTTTAACCGCAAGAACCGGTTCCCTCAGGCGGATTGGTTAAGCATTGCGCTCCAGTGTGGCTATTGTGATTATCAGCATTTAGCTAAAGACTACAAAGACTTTACGGGCTTAACCCCGATTGACTTTCACCAGCTGGAGGCACAGTCGCCCGAGAAACAACTGGGTTTAACGGATCTACTTTATCAGCAGCGGGTTGACTTACGGAGTTAA
- a CDS encoding SDR family NAD(P)-dependent oxidoreductase, with the protein MRLKNQVAIVTGAARGIGQQYCLALAGEGAQLVAIDILSCADTLTKVQQAGGQALEIVTDVTLPQQVEAMVAQVLQRYGRIDILINNAALIPPLTPFDQVSEASWDRGMATNVKGMWLCSKAVIPSMRQQGNGKIINISSDTVWAGTPMLLPYVTSKGAILAFTRALARELSGSGIHVNCVTPGLTVTEGVQQMADPETVSSIQQLVLDGQIIKRRQKPDDVAGVIVFLASDESDFVTGQTINVDGGFTHH; encoded by the coding sequence ATGCGACTCAAAAACCAAGTGGCTATTGTGACGGGAGCAGCCCGTGGTATCGGCCAGCAGTACTGCCTGGCACTCGCTGGTGAGGGCGCCCAACTAGTAGCCATCGACATCCTATCCTGTGCCGATACGCTGACCAAAGTACAGCAAGCTGGGGGGCAAGCCCTGGAAATAGTGACCGACGTAACCCTGCCGCAACAGGTAGAAGCGATGGTTGCCCAAGTCTTGCAGCGTTATGGTCGAATTGACATCCTGATCAATAATGCGGCCCTAATCCCTCCATTGACGCCCTTTGATCAGGTTTCGGAAGCGAGCTGGGATCGGGGCATGGCGACCAATGTGAAAGGCATGTGGCTGTGTAGTAAAGCGGTGATCCCCTCTATGCGCCAGCAGGGGAATGGGAAGATCATCAACATTTCCTCCGATACAGTCTGGGCCGGCACCCCGATGCTGCTGCCGTATGTCACCTCGAAAGGGGCTATTCTGGCCTTTACCCGGGCCCTGGCTCGTGAGTTATCGGGTAGCGGCATTCATGTGAACTGCGTTACACCAGGCCTAACAGTAACGGAGGGCGTGCAGCAAATGGCCGACCCCGAAACAGTGAGCTCCATTCAGCAGCTGGTGCTGGATGGACAAATCATCAAACGTCGGCAGAAGCCTGACGATGTAGCCGGCGTCATCGTGTTTCTGGCGTCGGATGAAAGTGATTTTGTGACGGGCCAAACCATCAATGTCGATGGGGGATTTACCCATCATTAA
- a CDS encoding carboxylesterase/lipase family protein, with amino-acid sequence MRTLLTLCWWFVFPGLLLTDRGENGSWVDPFRTWPAAAETDSLVRIETGSVKGVLDTSGVTIYRGIPYATAPIGNRRWQPPFRAPSWKGVRLATEYGPACPQQSSDWGPTSEDCLTLNVFTSTTKHPTRPVMVWIHGGGYLGGSARGYDGRVLARKGVVVVTLNYRLGALGYLAHPALAAESPHQRSGNYGLLDQIAALQWVHRNIVQFGGNPAQVTIFGESAGGFAVGALLACPLAKGLFHRAILQSGTGLHNGIITRQKAEALALVGAKTLGVAGQDASAASALRSMTAERLVAAYPRPHQRPLRGYQVWFGPVVDGWVLPLPLDKAIHQGRWNQVPILVGTTADEGILFQPHAPAKSLSDYYNLLGPGDLGDTTGTLASLYPVKDTAQIVAQSQQLVGDLGFGAPARALARLVTSTGGQAYLYQFTRVSTDASGHRIPAVHTSELPFVFGIEPTQWTAFVNEGRTPDDARLADALSDYWITFAKWGSPNEPKGKGKWPYWPLYKATTNAYQDLGIPIRARQGLRDRYYNALDRLARQEGEIRP; translated from the coding sequence ATGCGAACACTACTAACCCTTTGCTGGTGGTTTGTTTTTCCGGGGCTTCTGCTCACCGATCGAGGGGAGAACGGATCGTGGGTTGACCCATTCAGGACTTGGCCTGCCGCTGCTGAAACCGATTCCCTGGTAAGGATTGAAACCGGATCCGTAAAAGGCGTTCTGGATACCAGTGGCGTTACCATTTATCGGGGGATTCCCTATGCGACGGCTCCCATCGGCAACCGCCGCTGGCAGCCTCCCTTTCGGGCACCTTCCTGGAAAGGGGTGCGGTTAGCCACCGAGTACGGCCCCGCTTGTCCCCAACAATCGTCAGATTGGGGACCTACCAGCGAAGATTGCCTGACCCTCAATGTATTTACGAGCACCACAAAGCACCCTACTCGTCCCGTGATGGTTTGGATTCATGGCGGAGGGTATCTGGGAGGAAGTGCCCGGGGCTACGATGGCCGTGTTTTGGCCCGTAAAGGCGTCGTGGTGGTCACCCTAAACTACCGGTTGGGTGCGTTGGGGTATTTGGCCCATCCGGCCCTGGCAGCTGAATCACCGCATCAGCGTAGCGGCAATTATGGTCTTTTGGATCAGATCGCAGCCCTACAGTGGGTGCACCGAAATATTGTTCAGTTTGGAGGTAACCCAGCCCAGGTGACCATCTTTGGAGAATCGGCCGGTGGGTTTGCGGTGGGAGCGCTCCTGGCTTGCCCCCTGGCTAAAGGGCTTTTTCACCGGGCCATTCTACAGAGTGGAACCGGGCTACACAATGGAATTATTACTCGTCAAAAAGCGGAAGCGCTGGCCCTGGTGGGTGCTAAAACGCTCGGCGTGGCCGGTCAGGATGCGTCGGCGGCCTCGGCACTGCGTTCGATGACTGCCGAGCGACTGGTGGCTGCCTACCCCCGTCCCCACCAGAGGCCATTGCGAGGCTATCAGGTCTGGTTTGGTCCGGTCGTGGATGGGTGGGTACTCCCTTTACCCCTCGATAAAGCCATCCACCAGGGCCGCTGGAACCAGGTTCCCATTTTGGTGGGGACAACGGCCGACGAAGGCATTCTTTTCCAGCCACACGCACCGGCCAAAAGCCTTTCTGACTACTATAACCTACTGGGTCCGGGCGACTTAGGCGATACCACCGGGACGTTGGCCAGCTTATATCCGGTTAAGGATACGGCTCAGATCGTAGCCCAATCACAGCAGCTCGTGGGTGATCTGGGATTTGGGGCACCGGCTCGTGCCCTGGCTCGGTTGGTAACAAGTACAGGTGGCCAAGCATATCTCTACCAGTTTACCCGGGTTTCAACGGATGCCTCGGGTCATCGGATTCCCGCTGTTCATACCTCCGAATTGCCGTTTGTGTTTGGTATTGAACCGACCCAGTGGACAGCCTTTGTCAATGAAGGACGAACCCCGGATGACGCCAGGCTTGCCGATGCATTGAGTGATTACTGGATCACGTTTGCTAAGTGGGGTAGTCCAAATGAACCTAAGGGGAAAGGCAAATGGCCCTATTGGCCGCTCTACAAGGCAACGACGAATGCCTATCAGGACCTGGGTATTCCCATCCGGGCTCGCCAAGGTTTACGGGATCGGTATTACAATGCCCTGGATCGGCTAGCCCGCCAAGAGGGTGAAATTCGACCCTGA